A stretch of the Papaver somniferum cultivar HN1 chromosome 6, ASM357369v1, whole genome shotgun sequence genome encodes the following:
- the LOC113287654 gene encoding ELMO domain-containing protein B-like isoform X1, with protein MLHHNHHHHHLFQSHSRHHHHHLQFAFSKTLKDPRSLSRKFTSGYWRWTRDLPTYFSKSKRYRISPFPVDDDETSWREKNEEDDQAWANNLAHVVSQWSQCCTNAMVGSRSWIGALLSRSSKNRQNDKILNFCMSPLQEQRLQRLQERLQVPFDETRLDHQEALRALWRASFPDIELKGLISEQWKDMGWQGPNPSTDFRGCGFISLENLLFFARTYPASFNRLLFKRYGKRAIWEYPFAVAGINVSFMLIQMLDLCSAKPKCLPGINFIKLLSEDEEAFDVLYCIAFEMMDAQWLAMRASYMEFNEVLQVTRTQLERELSLEDIHRIQDLPAYNLLYQ; from the exons ATGCTCCaccacaatcaccaccaccaccatctctttcAATCCCATTCtcgccaccaccatcatcatctcCAATTTGCATTTTCTAAAACTCTCAAAGATCCGCGCTCTCTTTCTCGTAAATTTACTTCTGG GTACTGGAGATGGACCCGGGATCTACCTACCTACTTCTCTAAATCAAAAAGATACAGAATCTCACCATTTCCT gttgatgatgatgaaactaGCTGGAGGGAAAAGAACGAGGAAGATGATCAGGCATGGGCGAATAATCTTGCTCATGTAGTTTCGCAGTGGTCTCAATGTTGTA CTAATGCTATGGTTGGATCAAGATCATGGATAGGAGCACTTCTCTCTCGGTCTAGCAAAAATCGCCAAAACGACAAGATTCTTAATTTCTGTATGAGCCCTCTTCAG GAGCAAAGACTGCAAAGACTTCAAGAGCGATTACAAGTACCTTTTGACGAAACTCGGCTAGACCATCAG GAAGCATTAAGAGCACTGTGGCGTGCTTCTTTTCCAGATATTGAGCTTAAAGGCTTGATCTCTGAACAGTGGAAAGATATGGGATGGCAAGGTCCAAATCCGTCGACTGATTTTAG GGGCTGTGGATTTATTTCGCTggaaaatcttctattttttgcCAGAACTTATCCG GCTTCTTTTAATAGGTTACTCTTCAAACGGTATGGTAAGAGGGCAATATGGGAATATCCATTTGCTGTTGCTGGCATCAATGTGTCTTTTATGTTGATTCAGATGCTGGATTTGTGTTCAG CAAAACCAAAATGTCTTCCAGGAATAAACTTTATAAAGCTActttctgaagatgaagaagcttTCGATGTATTGTATTGTATAGCTTTTGAAATGATGGATGCTCAGTGGCTGGCCATGCGTGCTTCTTATATGGAGTTTAAT GAGGTTTTACAAGTAACAAGAACACAATTAGAAAGAGAATTATCTTTGGAAGATATACATCGAATTCAAGACCTTCCAGCATATAATCTCTTGTACCAATAG
- the LOC113287654 gene encoding ELMO domain-containing protein B-like isoform X2, which translates to MVGSRSWIGALLSRSSKNRQNDKILNFCMSPLQEQRLQRLQERLQVPFDETRLDHQEALRALWRASFPDIELKGLISEQWKDMGWQGPNPSTDFRGCGFISLENLLFFARTYPASFNRLLFKRYGKRAIWEYPFAVAGINVSFMLIQMLDLCSAKPKCLPGINFIKLLSEDEEAFDVLYCIAFEMMDAQWLAMRASYMEFNEVLQVTRTQLERELSLEDIHRIQDLPAYNLLYQ; encoded by the exons ATGGTTGGATCAAGATCATGGATAGGAGCACTTCTCTCTCGGTCTAGCAAAAATCGCCAAAACGACAAGATTCTTAATTTCTGTATGAGCCCTCTTCAG GAGCAAAGACTGCAAAGACTTCAAGAGCGATTACAAGTACCTTTTGACGAAACTCGGCTAGACCATCAG GAAGCATTAAGAGCACTGTGGCGTGCTTCTTTTCCAGATATTGAGCTTAAAGGCTTGATCTCTGAACAGTGGAAAGATATGGGATGGCAAGGTCCAAATCCGTCGACTGATTTTAG GGGCTGTGGATTTATTTCGCTggaaaatcttctattttttgcCAGAACTTATCCG GCTTCTTTTAATAGGTTACTCTTCAAACGGTATGGTAAGAGGGCAATATGGGAATATCCATTTGCTGTTGCTGGCATCAATGTGTCTTTTATGTTGATTCAGATGCTGGATTTGTGTTCAG CAAAACCAAAATGTCTTCCAGGAATAAACTTTATAAAGCTActttctgaagatgaagaagcttTCGATGTATTGTATTGTATAGCTTTTGAAATGATGGATGCTCAGTGGCTGGCCATGCGTGCTTCTTATATGGAGTTTAAT GAGGTTTTACAAGTAACAAGAACACAATTAGAAAGAGAATTATCTTTGGAAGATATACATCGAATTCAAGACCTTCCAGCATATAATCTCTTGTACCAATAG